The following are encoded together in the Halopiger aswanensis genome:
- a CDS encoding thiamine pyrophosphate-binding protein, translating into MSNGSNDGSDGYTGADLFVDALESYGIEYVFGNPGTTELPVIDAIGDSDLEYVLGLHEDVAVGMAGGYAQTRRYHAHHDDSVNPVGVANLHVAPGLAHGLGNLYAAKRAGAPVVVTAGNHSTDFRHEEPALAGDLVDLADQFCKWSAEVLNVEALPTMLRRAVRVALTPPTGPVFLGLPLDVMMAETDAEPERLGEIPNAGSGDPTQLEGAADLLTDADDEDVLMVVGDHVARSGDEAVAAAVELAEAIGARVHGEVHVSEIDFATDHDQWVSYVPPDEERAAELLDADTILLVGTSTNTTLTRHEGPLFDLDATFVHVSDDPWEVGKNQPADAAVVGDTGLVLQELIERVQPKIDDGTVEQRLESVRDLKSTVEDRLADIGEGEMQDDPRASKAELIDAMRSVAEDAYVVDESVTSKYPIMTRWDFAPEQFVSNKGGGLGYGLPASVGAALAEDRRGDPRDVICFVGDGSYLYYPNSIYSAVREDLDLTVVIPDNRNYRILKDNTLKLLGGDEDDHEFVGMDFEPPVDIPKNAESHGARGHLVEDPDEIEGALEDALSSEGVDVLDVLVHD; encoded by the coding sequence ATGTCAAACGGCTCCAACGACGGCTCCGACGGCTACACCGGCGCGGACCTCTTCGTCGACGCCCTCGAGTCCTACGGCATCGAGTACGTCTTCGGCAACCCCGGGACGACCGAACTGCCGGTCATCGACGCGATCGGCGACAGCGACCTCGAGTACGTGCTCGGACTCCACGAGGACGTCGCGGTCGGGATGGCCGGCGGCTACGCCCAGACCCGACGGTACCACGCCCATCACGACGATTCGGTCAACCCCGTCGGCGTCGCGAACCTCCACGTCGCGCCCGGGCTAGCCCACGGGCTAGGGAACCTCTACGCGGCTAAGCGCGCGGGGGCACCGGTCGTCGTTACGGCGGGAAACCACAGCACCGACTTCCGCCACGAGGAGCCCGCGCTGGCGGGCGATCTCGTGGATCTGGCCGACCAGTTCTGCAAGTGGTCCGCCGAAGTGCTGAACGTCGAGGCGCTGCCGACGATGCTCCGGCGGGCCGTCCGCGTCGCCTTGACGCCGCCGACCGGTCCCGTCTTCCTCGGCCTCCCGCTGGACGTGATGATGGCCGAAACCGACGCCGAACCCGAGCGACTCGGCGAGATCCCCAACGCGGGGAGCGGCGATCCGACCCAACTCGAGGGCGCCGCCGACCTCCTGACCGACGCCGACGACGAGGACGTGCTGATGGTCGTCGGCGACCACGTGGCCCGCTCGGGCGACGAGGCCGTCGCCGCGGCGGTCGAACTCGCGGAGGCGATCGGCGCCCGCGTCCACGGCGAGGTCCACGTCAGCGAGATCGACTTCGCGACCGATCACGACCAGTGGGTGTCCTACGTGCCGCCGGACGAGGAGCGCGCGGCGGAACTGCTGGACGCGGATACCATCCTACTGGTCGGCACGTCGACGAACACGACGCTGACCCGCCACGAGGGACCGTTGTTCGATCTCGACGCGACCTTCGTCCACGTCAGCGACGACCCCTGGGAGGTCGGGAAGAACCAGCCCGCCGACGCGGCCGTCGTCGGCGACACCGGCCTCGTCCTGCAGGAACTCATCGAGCGCGTTCAGCCGAAGATCGACGACGGAACCGTCGAACAGCGCCTCGAGTCGGTCCGTGACCTGAAGTCGACGGTCGAGGACCGGCTGGCCGACATCGGCGAAGGTGAGATGCAGGACGACCCCCGCGCCTCGAAGGCGGAACTGATCGACGCGATGCGATCGGTCGCCGAGGACGCCTACGTCGTCGACGAGAGCGTCACCTCGAAGTACCCGATCATGACCCGCTGGGACTTCGCGCCCGAACAGTTCGTCTCGAACAAGGGCGGCGGCCTCGGCTACGGGCTTCCCGCGTCGGTCGGCGCGGCCCTCGCCGAGGATCGCCGCGGCGACCCGCGGGACGTGATCTGCTTCGTCGGCGACGGCTCCTACCTCTACTACCCCAACTCGATCTACAGTGCGGTCCGCGAGGATCTCGATCTCACGGTCGTCATCCCCGACAACCGCAACTACCGCATCCTGAAGGACAACACGCTGAAACTACTGGGCGGCGACGAGGACGACCACGAGTTCGTCGGCATGGACTTCGAACCGCCGGTCGACATTCCGAAAAACGCCGAGAGCCACGGCGCCCGCGGTCACCTCGTCGAGGACCCCGACGAGATCGAAGGGGCGCTCGAGGACGCCCTCTCGAGCGAGGGCGTCGACGTGCTCGACGTGCTTGTGCACGATTGA
- a CDS encoding FAD-binding oxidoreductase — MTHDCSFLEELPLEDDQVSFAESRREDRAADWGSEQRGREVLPDAVVWPESTEDVSTILEAATERDVPVTPYAAGTSLEGNAVPAHGGISLDLTRMDAVVDYRPEDFQIDVGPGIIGSEVDERVARDGLMFPPLPSSGDISTIGGMIATDASGMQTVRYGEVADWVLGLEAVLADGTVVQTGSRAAKTSSGYNLTDLLVGSEGTLAVVTEATLELAGRPHQIRGGRAVFETLEDATAAIAEAVRTEVAVARIELLDELSVRMTNDYLDTGLPDAPTVFLEFHANHGIEEEIDLCRTIFEDHDVLEFEISANDEEMDELWEARREIAFAVENYEPELSTLHPGDVTVPISAYPEMVREAKRLAEEQDLLAPCYGHAGDGNLHHNVLVDTDDPEMVERGEEVYRKTVEKAIELGGTVTGEHGIGEGKRQFLEAEHGAGAVDAMRRVKRALDPTDTLNPGKIFPETADGQRVRERSDNRT; from the coding sequence ATGACGCACGACTGCTCGTTCCTCGAGGAACTCCCGCTCGAGGACGATCAGGTTTCGTTCGCCGAGAGCCGGCGCGAGGACCGCGCCGCCGACTGGGGGTCGGAACAGCGCGGCCGGGAGGTGCTGCCCGACGCCGTCGTCTGGCCCGAAAGCACGGAAGACGTGTCGACTATCCTCGAGGCGGCGACCGAGCGCGACGTGCCGGTCACGCCCTACGCCGCGGGGACGAGCCTCGAAGGTAACGCCGTGCCGGCCCACGGCGGGATCAGCCTGGATCTCACGCGGATGGACGCCGTCGTCGACTACCGGCCCGAGGACTTCCAGATCGACGTCGGGCCGGGGATCATCGGCAGCGAGGTCGACGAGCGCGTCGCCCGCGACGGGCTGATGTTCCCGCCCTTGCCGTCCTCGGGCGACATCTCCACGATCGGCGGGATGATCGCGACCGACGCCAGCGGGATGCAGACCGTCCGCTACGGCGAAGTTGCGGACTGGGTGCTCGGCCTCGAGGCGGTCCTCGCGGACGGGACCGTCGTTCAAACGGGCTCGCGGGCGGCCAAGACCTCGAGCGGCTACAACCTGACCGACCTGCTGGTCGGTAGCGAGGGCACGCTGGCCGTCGTCACCGAGGCGACGCTGGAACTCGCCGGCCGCCCCCACCAAATCCGCGGCGGACGCGCGGTCTTCGAGACGCTCGAGGACGCCACCGCCGCGATCGCCGAGGCCGTCCGGACGGAGGTCGCCGTCGCGCGGATCGAACTGCTCGACGAACTGAGCGTCCGGATGACCAACGACTACCTCGACACCGGCCTGCCGGACGCGCCGACGGTGTTCCTCGAGTTCCACGCCAACCACGGCATCGAGGAGGAGATCGACCTCTGCCGGACGATCTTCGAGGACCACGACGTCCTCGAGTTCGAGATCAGCGCGAACGACGAGGAGATGGACGAACTCTGGGAGGCTCGGCGGGAGATCGCCTTCGCGGTCGAGAACTACGAGCCCGAGTTGAGCACCCTGCATCCCGGCGACGTGACGGTGCCGATCAGCGCGTACCCCGAGATGGTCCGCGAAGCGAAGCGTCTCGCGGAGGAGCAGGACCTGCTGGCGCCCTGCTACGGCCACGCGGGCGACGGCAACCTCCACCACAACGTGCTGGTCGACACGGACGATCCGGAGATGGTCGAGCGCGGCGAGGAAGTCTACCGAAAGACGGTCGAGAAAGCCATCGAACTCGGCGGCACGGTCACCGGCGAGCACGGCATCGGCGAGGGGAAGCGACAGTTCCTCGAGGCCGAGCACGGCGCGGGCGCGGTCGACGCGATGCGGCGGGTCAAGCGGGCGCTGGATCCGACGGACACGCTGAATCCGGGGAAGATCTTTCCGGAGACGGCCGACGGCCAGCGGGTTCGAGAGAGATCGGACAACCGCACGTGA
- a CDS encoding NADPH:quinone reductase — protein sequence MRAVRLHEHGGSDVLQVEEVDRPEPDDDELLVAVAAAGVNPVDTYFRDGSYDPVDVPFTPGVDFAGTVAATGDAVETFSEGDRVYGTGIGNGSYQGAYAEYATVPTDRVVALPDGADLTKAGAAGVVAVTAWRALIDHADLEPAEYCLVHGGSGGVGHAAVQIADAVSARVITTAAEEYHDDLEAMGADTVLDYARDDLADAVLEASDGGVDVVLDHRLDDYLQFDADVAATGARVVGIGENSPDPGFTNDGAARSKDVSYQFMSMFNTPDLRVPLRGVAHLMDAGRLSIELDERYDLEDAGEAQRAVMEDSVFGKLVLEP from the coding sequence ATGCGCGCTGTACGCCTTCACGAACACGGCGGTTCGGACGTACTGCAGGTCGAAGAAGTCGATCGTCCCGAACCTGACGACGACGAACTGCTCGTTGCGGTCGCTGCGGCGGGGGTCAACCCCGTCGACACCTACTTCCGCGACGGGTCGTACGACCCGGTCGACGTCCCGTTCACGCCCGGCGTCGATTTCGCGGGCACCGTCGCGGCAACGGGTGATGCAGTCGAGACCTTCTCCGAAGGCGACCGCGTCTACGGAACCGGCATCGGCAACGGCTCGTATCAGGGCGCGTACGCCGAATACGCGACGGTCCCGACGGACCGCGTCGTCGCGCTCCCCGACGGCGCGGACCTCACCAAAGCCGGCGCGGCGGGCGTCGTCGCCGTCACCGCCTGGCGCGCCCTGATCGATCACGCGGACCTCGAGCCCGCCGAGTACTGCCTGGTCCACGGCGGCTCCGGCGGCGTCGGCCACGCCGCCGTCCAGATCGCCGACGCGGTGAGCGCTCGCGTCATCACCACCGCCGCCGAGGAGTACCACGACGACCTCGAGGCGATGGGCGCCGACACCGTTCTGGATTACGCTCGCGACGACCTCGCGGATGCCGTCCTCGAGGCCAGCGACGGCGGGGTCGACGTCGTCCTCGACCACCGGCTGGACGACTACCTGCAGTTCGACGCGGACGTGGCCGCAACGGGCGCCCGCGTGGTCGGCATCGGCGAGAACAGCCCCGATCCAGGCTTTACGAACGACGGCGCCGCCCGCTCGAAGGACGTCAGCTACCAGTTCATGAGTATGTTCAACACGCCGGATCTCCGGGTGCCGCTGCGCGGCGTCGCCCACCTCATGGACGCCGGCCGACTCTCGATCGAGCTCGACGAGCGGTACGACCTCGAGGACGCCGGCGAGGCCCAGCGGGCGGTCATGGAGGACAGCGTCTTCGGGAAACTCGTCCTCGAGCCCTGA
- a CDS encoding ABC transporter substrate-binding protein, with protein MPDESRRDSITRRRYMRYGGTVAAGGLLAGCTGPESEGNSSVDVETDDDSDYSVEISPVGEVTFEEVPTDVMSYSPQYADMLVALGHDESLNSIGFADYGETLSYFFDPLEGVDFDAEGLTELFSNGSFDKEVLYELDSDVHLMDPAWTSTFDGWSKDDTDEIRDNVGPWFANRYSRQHASPPEEWAADYQFYTIWELTEKVAQVFQEEERFAALQEVYDDMYGTIRANLPPANERPTVGLVTYYDDQFHPYRITGPGFGKAHVRPLEARDAFADSNKTYAENYEAAYDFEGMLEVDPDVILHNFAVTPFYDWGEITDTLEDHPLGQKLTAIQNDRFYASGQSFQGPIQTLLQLEMTAKQLYPDQFGEWPRYEPGDSYPDFDEDERLFDHERVEEIVAGEL; from the coding sequence ATGCCCGATGAATCACGACGGGACAGCATAACGCGGCGACGATACATGCGGTACGGCGGCACGGTCGCGGCCGGCGGGTTGCTCGCCGGCTGTACCGGTCCTGAATCAGAAGGGAACTCGTCCGTCGACGTCGAAACGGACGACGACAGCGACTATTCAGTCGAGATCTCGCCCGTCGGCGAGGTCACGTTCGAGGAGGTGCCGACCGACGTAATGTCCTACAGTCCGCAGTACGCGGACATGCTCGTCGCGCTCGGCCACGACGAGTCGCTCAACTCGATCGGCTTCGCCGACTACGGGGAGACGCTCTCGTATTTCTTCGATCCGCTCGAGGGTGTCGACTTCGACGCGGAGGGACTGACGGAGCTGTTTTCCAACGGGTCGTTCGACAAAGAGGTCCTCTACGAACTGGACAGCGACGTCCACCTGATGGATCCGGCCTGGACCTCGACGTTCGACGGCTGGTCGAAAGACGACACCGACGAAATTCGCGACAACGTCGGCCCCTGGTTCGCGAACAGGTACAGTCGACAGCACGCCAGTCCGCCCGAGGAGTGGGCGGCGGACTACCAGTTTTACACCATCTGGGAACTCACCGAGAAGGTCGCGCAGGTGTTCCAGGAGGAAGAACGATTCGCGGCGCTACAGGAGGTGTACGACGACATGTACGGCACGATCCGTGCGAACCTGCCGCCGGCGAACGAACGGCCGACGGTCGGACTGGTAACCTACTACGACGACCAGTTCCACCCCTACCGAATCACGGGCCCCGGCTTCGGCAAGGCACACGTCCGCCCGCTCGAGGCCCGCGACGCGTTCGCCGACAGCAACAAAACCTACGCGGAGAACTACGAGGCCGCCTACGACTTCGAAGGCATGCTCGAGGTTGATCCCGACGTGATTCTGCACAACTTCGCCGTGACGCCGTTTTACGACTGGGGAGAGATCACGGACACGCTCGAGGACCACCCCCTCGGACAGAAGCTAACGGCGATCCAGAACGACCGATTCTACGCTTCGGGGCAGTCGTTCCAGGGGCCGATTCAGACGCTGTTGCAGCTCGAGATGACGGCGAAACAGCTCTATCCAGACCAGTTCGGCGAGTGGCCCCGATACGAACCGGGCGACAGCTACCCCGACTTCGACGAGGACGAACGGCTGTTCGATCACGAACGAGTCGAGGAGATCGTCGCAGGTGAGCTCTAA
- a CDS encoding ABC transporter substrate-binding protein: protein MSDENDAAGTTRRDMVEYGGAILAGGLLAGCTGAESDSDAESTAAADGEDDAGDSSAYEVCMEPAGCLEFDEVPETYVTYKEAWAEMGVALGVGDRLAATDLGYGAVDRLNELFYEQLPGVSFPTAGDGVVDIRGGGDAVDKEVFYEIDADVHLMDPNLPRVYFDWSDDETAEIDQNVAPFFGNFIRRERDDAWGDDYEFYTLYEAFETVAKLFQREERYEAFATLHDEMLETIDARLPPEDERPAIGLLNGGSDPANGTFYVMDIADAGYEMKQYRDLGIKNAFEGAETGEHGKVDYETLLEYDPDQLFIHWGITHSESEFYETYVRPMEEGSTGQQLTAVQNDAVYPAGTAEQGPITNLFQTEMLARDQYPEEFGGEQLFDRQRVADIVTGDL, encoded by the coding sequence ATGAGCGACGAGAACGACGCAGCCGGGACGACGCGGAGAGACATGGTCGAGTACGGCGGTGCGATACTCGCCGGCGGACTGCTCGCCGGGTGTACTGGCGCCGAATCCGACTCCGACGCCGAGTCGACCGCAGCAGCCGACGGCGAAGACGACGCGGGCGACTCGAGCGCCTACGAGGTGTGCATGGAACCCGCCGGCTGCCTCGAGTTCGACGAGGTCCCCGAAACGTACGTCACCTACAAGGAAGCCTGGGCCGAGATGGGCGTCGCGCTCGGCGTCGGCGACCGACTGGCCGCGACGGACCTCGGGTACGGCGCCGTCGACCGGCTCAACGAACTGTTCTACGAGCAGTTACCCGGTGTCTCGTTCCCGACCGCCGGGGACGGCGTCGTCGACATTCGCGGCGGTGGTGACGCCGTCGACAAGGAGGTGTTCTACGAAATCGACGCGGACGTCCACCTGATGGACCCGAATCTGCCGCGCGTCTATTTCGACTGGTCCGACGACGAGACGGCGGAAATCGACCAGAACGTCGCACCGTTCTTCGGGAACTTCATCCGGCGAGAGCGCGACGACGCCTGGGGAGACGACTACGAGTTCTACACGCTCTACGAGGCCTTCGAGACGGTCGCGAAACTCTTCCAGCGCGAAGAGCGCTACGAAGCGTTCGCGACGCTGCACGACGAGATGCTCGAGACGATCGACGCGCGGCTCCCGCCGGAAGACGAACGGCCGGCGATCGGACTGCTCAACGGCGGTTCCGATCCGGCCAACGGGACGTTCTACGTGATGGACATCGCCGATGCGGGGTACGAGATGAAACAGTACCGCGACCTGGGAATCAAGAACGCGTTCGAGGGCGCCGAAACAGGCGAGCACGGGAAAGTCGACTACGAAACGCTCCTCGAGTACGATCCGGATCAACTGTTCATCCACTGGGGGATCACGCACTCGGAGTCGGAGTTCTACGAGACGTACGTCCGGCCGATGGAGGAGGGGTCGACCGGGCAACAACTCACCGCGGTCCAGAACGACGCGGTGTACCCCGCCGGCACGGCCGAACAGGGGCCGATCACGAACCTCTTCCAGACGGAGATGCTGGCCCGCGATCAGTACCCCGAGGAGTTCGGCGGCGAGCAACTGTTTGACCGACAGCGCGTGGCGGATATCGTCACCGGCGACCTGTAG
- a CDS encoding pyridoxal phosphate-dependent aminotransferase: MTEFSQRVEQVSISGIREVFEAAGDDAINLGLGQPDFPTPAHARRGAIEAIENGLTDAYTSNKGTKSLREAIAAKYDRDYGLEIEPRDIIATAGGSEALHIALEAHVDSGEEVIFPDPGFVSYDALTKLAGGTPKPVGLREDLTLDPATVEENITEDTAAFVVNSPANPTGAVQSEDDVREFARIADEHDVLCISDEVYEKIVFDGVHRSPMEFAETDNVVVVSACSKTYSMTGWRLGWVVGSNRRIERMLRVHQYGQACASAPAQYAAEAALTGPQDPVDEMVDAFEERRDVVLDGLEDAGLEVPTPEGAFYAMPKVPEGWVDEVLERGVVVVPGDAFGANGEGYARLSYATGMEDLKEALEIMDDATRAVR; this comes from the coding sequence ATGACGGAGTTCTCACAGCGGGTCGAACAGGTGTCGATCAGCGGCATCCGAGAGGTGTTCGAGGCCGCGGGCGACGACGCGATCAACCTCGGGCTGGGTCAGCCCGACTTCCCGACGCCCGCCCACGCCCGACGCGGGGCGATCGAGGCGATCGAGAACGGGCTGACCGACGCCTACACCTCCAACAAGGGGACGAAGAGCCTCCGCGAGGCCATCGCCGCGAAGTACGACCGCGACTACGGCCTCGAGATCGAACCCCGCGACATCATCGCCACCGCGGGCGGCAGCGAGGCCCTGCACATCGCGCTCGAGGCCCACGTCGACTCCGGCGAAGAGGTAATCTTCCCCGATCCGGGGTTCGTCTCCTACGACGCGCTGACGAAACTCGCCGGCGGGACGCCGAAGCCGGTCGGTCTGCGCGAGGATCTGACGCTCGATCCCGCCACAGTCGAAGAGAACATCACCGAGGATACTGCGGCGTTCGTCGTCAACAGCCCCGCCAACCCGACGGGCGCGGTCCAGAGCGAGGACGACGTGCGCGAGTTCGCCCGCATCGCCGACGAACACGACGTGCTCTGTATTTCCGACGAGGTCTACGAGAAGATCGTCTTCGACGGCGTTCACCGCTCGCCGATGGAGTTCGCCGAGACGGACAACGTGGTCGTCGTCAGCGCCTGCTCGAAGACCTATTCGATGACCGGTTGGCGACTGGGCTGGGTCGTCGGCTCCAATCGCCGCATCGAGCGGATGCTTCGGGTCCACCAGTACGGCCAAGCCTGCGCCTCCGCGCCGGCCCAGTACGCCGCCGAAGCTGCGCTGACCGGGCCGCAGGATCCCGTCGACGAGATGGTCGACGCCTTCGAAGAACGGCGCGACGTCGTCCTCGACGGCCTCGAGGACGCCGGGCTCGAGGTGCCGACGCCGGAGGGGGCGTTCTACGCGATGCCGAAGGTTCCCGAGGGGTGGGTCGACGAAGTGCTCGAGCGCGGCGTGGTCGTCGTCCCCGGCGACGCCTTCGGCGCGAACGGCGAGGGGTACGCGCGACTGTCGTACGCGACCGGAATGGAGGATCTGAAGGAAGCCCTCGAGATCATGGACGACGCGACGCGGGCCGTCCGCTAA
- a CDS encoding DUF6517 family protein, giving the protein MTPSRRSLLAAGTTGALALTAGCLDFVLGNGPLEFDARRAAPTDAALAETGYEETQVEEQSIDETIQAGVERDVRASMWLSLYSKARNLQGETIDASVFAAVSIPAIEVAGRSFNPIENMSNEELLEEVMNRAGDDFGSVKNIGHEESFGLDILGAGREVDVFSGETEYNGRTVEVEISLASFAHEEDLLILVGSHPKPFAEESANVEVLMESVEHPV; this is encoded by the coding sequence ATGACTCCCTCTCGCCGTTCGCTACTCGCCGCGGGCACGACGGGTGCGCTCGCACTGACCGCCGGTTGTCTCGACTTCGTTCTCGGGAACGGGCCCCTCGAGTTCGACGCCCGACGCGCCGCACCGACCGACGCGGCGCTCGCGGAGACGGGCTACGAGGAAACCCAGGTCGAAGAGCAGTCGATCGACGAGACGATTCAGGCCGGCGTCGAACGCGACGTGCGCGCCTCGATGTGGCTCTCGCTGTACTCGAAGGCGCGCAACCTTCAGGGCGAGACGATCGACGCGAGTGTCTTCGCGGCCGTCTCGATTCCCGCGATCGAAGTCGCCGGCCGCTCGTTCAACCCGATCGAGAACATGAGCAACGAGGAGCTGCTCGAGGAGGTCATGAACCGCGCGGGCGACGACTTCGGCTCGGTCAAGAACATCGGTCACGAGGAGTCGTTCGGCCTCGATATCCTGGGCGCCGGCCGCGAGGTCGACGTCTTCTCCGGTGAAACCGAGTACAACGGCCGCACGGTCGAGGTCGAAATTTCGCTGGCGTCGTTCGCCCACGAGGAGGACCTGCTGATCCTCGTCGGGAGCCACCCGAAACCGTTCGCCGAGGAGTCGGCGAACGTCGAGGTGCTGATGGAGTCGGTCGAACACCCGGTCTAA
- a CDS encoding 2-oxoacid:ferredoxin oxidoreductase subunit beta — protein sequence MSSDVRFTDFKSDKQPTWCPGCGDFGTMNGMMKALAETGNDPDNTFVVAGIGCSGKIGTYMHSYALHGVHGRALPVGQGVKMARPDIEVMVAGGDGDGYSIGAGHFVHAVRRNVDMTYVVMDNRIYGLTKGQASPTSRSDFETSTTPEGPKQPPVNPLALALASGASFIAQSFSSDALRHQEIVQEAIEHDGFGFVNVFSPCVTFNDVDTYDYFRDNLVDLQEDEDHDPNDYEAAKEVILDSDKEYQGVMYKDENSVPYHEKHGVTEDMSEIPEGAPDDAMDLVREFY from the coding sequence ATGAGCTCCGACGTTCGATTCACCGACTTCAAATCCGACAAGCAACCCACCTGGTGTCCCGGCTGCGGGGACTTCGGGACGATGAACGGCATGATGAAAGCCCTCGCCGAGACCGGCAACGACCCCGACAACACGTTCGTGGTCGCCGGGATCGGCTGTTCCGGCAAGATCGGGACCTACATGCACAGCTACGCGCTGCACGGGGTCCACGGTCGCGCGCTCCCGGTCGGCCAGGGCGTCAAGATGGCCCGCCCCGACATCGAAGTGATGGTCGCCGGCGGCGACGGCGACGGCTACTCGATCGGTGCCGGCCACTTCGTCCACGCCGTCCGCCGGAACGTCGACATGACCTACGTCGTCATGGACAACCGCATCTACGGCCTGACGAAGGGCCAGGCCTCGCCGACCTCGCGGTCTGACTTCGAGACCTCGACGACCCCCGAGGGGCCCAAACAGCCGCCGGTCAACCCGCTCGCACTGGCGCTGGCTTCGGGCGCCTCCTTCATCGCCCAGTCCTTTAGCTCGGACGCGCTGCGCCACCAGGAGATCGTCCAGGAGGCCATCGAGCACGACGGCTTCGGCTTCGTCAACGTCTTCAGCCCCTGCGTCACGTTCAACGACGTCGACACCTACGACTACTTCCGCGACAACCTCGTGGACCTGCAGGAAGACGAAGACCACGACCCCAACGACTACGAGGCCGCCAAGGAAGTCATCCTCGACAGCGACAAGGAGTACCAGGGCGTGATGTACAAGGACGAGAACTCGGTGCCGTACCACGAGAAACACGGCGTCACCGAGGACATGTCCGAGATTCCCGAGGGTGCGCCCGACGACGCGATGGACCTCGTTCGCGAGTTCTACTGA